The following coding sequences are from one Methanosarcina sp. WWM596 window:
- a CDS encoding ABC transporter permease: MINDIRVGALIAYFSVKRGNKKTLMFIVFVLSLIFMNLVFLPSMIGGMTVLFTGMMQDYPYGDIVIEPSGDNTYINNADSVLQKIRAVEGVRAATKRLDAGASIEHKQKVVGVTITGLLPTEESDVSQYPYIISEGDFLGELSRDEIIIGAMIAGTGFGSEIYDNLGEVRPGSLVDVTYSNGVKRTYKVKGIMEGSFELVDLNALVNYKEIEDVYGLEESKATSVVVRVDKQGSEDQVKDKIREAGVNEQIFTWADKSETLIKQAMQSMGAIDTMSKFVSLIVGAALVLIIIYINVLNRKKEIGILKAVGITPRSIVLSYAFLSTFYVSLGIFAGLILYFSLMFYFQMNPVVFYETMEIRPKIDYMLLIESIVTMLTLSVIAGILPAWSVSKESILKAIWSR; encoded by the coding sequence ATGATCAATGATATCAGAGTAGGAGCCCTCATTGCATACTTCAGTGTAAAAAGAGGAAACAAAAAAACATTAATGTTCATAGTTTTTGTTCTCTCACTCATTTTTATGAACCTGGTATTCCTCCCATCAATGATTGGAGGAATGACCGTTCTATTTACTGGAATGATGCAGGACTACCCTTACGGGGATATTGTCATTGAACCGTCAGGTGACAACACATACATTAACAATGCTGATAGCGTCTTGCAAAAAATCAGAGCTGTCGAAGGCGTGAGAGCTGCAACAAAACGACTGGACGCTGGAGCATCTATTGAACATAAGCAAAAAGTGGTAGGGGTAACTATTACAGGTTTGCTTCCCACAGAAGAGTCTGACGTTTCACAATACCCATATATTATCAGTGAAGGAGATTTTTTAGGAGAGCTTTCCCGGGATGAGATTATCATCGGTGCTATGATTGCAGGTACAGGTTTTGGATCCGAAATATATGATAATCTGGGTGAGGTAAGACCAGGATCGCTTGTTGACGTAACATACAGCAATGGTGTAAAGAGGACCTACAAAGTCAAAGGCATCATGGAAGGCTCATTTGAACTTGTTGATCTTAATGCGTTAGTTAACTACAAAGAAATCGAAGACGTTTATGGTTTAGAAGAGAGTAAAGCTACCAGTGTAGTCGTAAGGGTTGACAAGCAAGGGAGTGAAGATCAGGTAAAGGATAAAATCAGAGAAGCCGGGGTGAATGAGCAAATCTTTACATGGGCTGATAAGTCAGAAACTCTCATAAAGCAAGCAATGCAAAGCATGGGTGCTATAGATACCATGTCAAAGTTTGTGAGTTTGATCGTAGGTGCAGCACTGGTTCTCATCATTATCTATATCAATGTACTTAATAGAAAAAAAGAGATAGGTATTTTAAAAGCAGTAGGTATTACTCCAAGATCAATAGTATTGTCCTATGCATTCCTTAGCACGTTCTATGTTTCCTTGGGAATATTCGCAGGATTGATACTATACTTTTCACTTATGTTTTACTTCCAGATGAATCCAGTGGTATTCTACGAGACTATGGAAATAAGACCCAAGATTGATTATATGCTGCTTATCGAAAGCATAGTTACCATGCTTACACTATCAGTGATAGCCGGGATACTCCCTGCCTGGAGTGTATCAAAAGAGAGTATACTCAAAGCCATATGGAGTCGATAA
- a CDS encoding ABC transporter ATP-binding protein has protein sequence MILVKNLKRYYGTGETTVKALKGVSFEIKKGEFVAIMGASGSGKTTLLRILALLDDATEGEYTIRGLQVSSLPEAERSYYRLTQVGYVFQDYALINEMSAAENVYILSMMEGKSRKESYEIALEALDKVGLKGKHSKIPDELSGGEKQRVAIARAIAKKPDILFADEPCANLDTNNSKQVLDVFKELNEKYGQTIVMVTHELWHTDYVDRVITFEDGNLVSDEIKRNR, from the coding sequence ATGATCCTGGTTAAGAACCTTAAAAGGTATTATGGGACAGGGGAAACTACTGTCAAGGCTCTCAAGGGAGTTTCGTTTGAAATAAAGAAAGGGGAATTTGTAGCGATAATGGGTGCATCCGGAAGCGGAAAAACAACTCTGTTAAGGATATTGGCATTATTGGACGATGCAACGGAAGGGGAATATACCATTCGGGGATTACAGGTTTCTAGTTTGCCTGAAGCAGAAAGAAGTTATTATAGGTTAACGCAAGTCGGTTATGTCTTTCAGGATTATGCACTCATTAATGAAATGAGTGCTGCAGAAAATGTTTATATCCTTTCCATGATGGAAGGAAAATCCAGAAAGGAATCTTATGAGATTGCTCTTGAAGCATTAGATAAGGTTGGCCTGAAAGGAAAACATAGCAAGATTCCTGATGAATTATCCGGTGGAGAAAAGCAGAGAGTGGCAATCGCAAGAGCCATAGCAAAAAAGCCTGATATATTGTTTGCTGACGAACCTTGTGCAAATCTGGATACAAACAACTCAAAACAAGTACTGGATGTGTTTAAAGAACTGAATGAAAAATATGGCCAGACAATTGTGATGGTAACACATGAACTGTGGCATACTGATTATGTTGACAGAGTAATTACCTTTGAAGATGGTAATTTAGTTAGCGATGAGATAAAACGAAATAGGTAA
- a CDS encoding type I restriction enzyme endonuclease domain-containing protein: MAAELVKIIRQNAGVDWTLRKNIQAKMKISEKSC, encoded by the coding sequence ATGGCTGCAGAACTTGTAAAAATCATCAGGCAAAACGCAGGTGTTGACTGGACCCTCCGAAAAAACATCCAGGCAAAGATGAAGATCAGTGAAAAAAGCTGCTAA
- a CDS encoding N-acetyltransferase, protein MIRTYRKTDLEEMVRIWYDASVIAHPFVPASFWASHKSAMKEKYLPLAENYVFEQEGKVAGFISLVGERVCALFISPDAQGKGMGKALLEHAKALKGRLSLKVYRDNKKAILFYEKSGLKAAGEEVDEHTGCLQILMGWEISNLRLQDFDA, encoded by the coding sequence TTGATAAGAACTTACAGAAAAACAGACCTTGAAGAGATGGTAAGGATCTGGTACGACGCGTCGGTTATTGCCCATCCTTTTGTGCCAGCTTCTTTCTGGGCTTCGCATAAATCCGCAATGAAGGAAAAATACCTCCCTCTTGCCGAGAATTATGTTTTTGAACAGGAAGGAAAAGTTGCAGGCTTTATTTCACTCGTTGGAGAGAGGGTATGTGCCCTCTTTATATCTCCCGATGCACAGGGAAAAGGAATGGGGAAAGCTCTTCTTGAACACGCAAAAGCCCTGAAGGGCAGGCTATCCCTTAAGGTCTACAGGGATAACAAAAAAGCTATCCTCTTTTATGAAAAGAGCGGACTTAAAGCAGCCGGGGAAGAGGTTGATGAGCATACGGGCTGCTTACAGATTTTGATGGGGTGGGAAATTTCTAATTTGAGGCTTCAAGACTTTGATGCGTAA
- a CDS encoding nucleoside 2-deoxyribosyltransferase, protein MSKKKIIYLAGPLFTHAELEYNRKLKDMLLNNGFSVFLPQEDAEDAAQERERQSQECIFRKCVKGVDTSDLVVAILDGVDVDSGTAWEIGYAYAKGKPVIGLRTDFRELSDGIVNLMVEMSIVSLAKDEEELLKVTEKFQ, encoded by the coding sequence TTGAGCAAAAAAAAGATAATTTACCTTGCAGGCCCTCTCTTCACACATGCTGAACTCGAATACAACCGGAAACTGAAGGATATGCTGCTCAACAATGGCTTTTCCGTTTTTTTGCCCCAGGAAGACGCAGAAGATGCGGCACAGGAACGCGAAAGACAGAGCCAGGAATGTATATTCAGGAAGTGTGTGAAAGGTGTGGATACCTCGGACCTTGTTGTCGCAATCCTTGACGGGGTGGACGTGGACTCCGGGACAGCCTGGGAAATAGGTTATGCCTATGCAAAAGGAAAACCTGTTATAGGACTCAGGACTGATTTCAGGGAACTTTCGGACGGGATCGTGAACCTGATGGTGGAAATGTCTATCGTTTCCCTGGCAAAAGATGAAGAAGAACTGCTGAAAGTAACGGAAAAGTTCCAATAA
- the argC gene encoding N-acetyl-gamma-glutamyl-phosphate reductase, producing MIKAGIIGASGYTGGELLRLLVNHPDVSLELATSRGLAGKPVTSTHRYLEGFLDLKYENPDPEDLRERCDVVFVAVPHGTAMNYVPELLDGSTKVIDLSADYRLDIPTFEQIYGMKHSDPRKAVYGLVELHPEVAKEEFVANPGCFPTGAILAAAPLAAAGLIDIAVFDSKTGISGAGVSPSETSHYPNIAENIIAYKLTAHRHRAEIFQELTGLDGKLKNINFTPHVIPSIRGIFTTAHFFTKEPLSTEYVQEIYEEFYRGKPFVRFPGVPSLTSVRGSNFCDIGFEADKENNRVVVLSAIDNLVKGASGQAIQNMNLMFGLAETRGLWLPAAAP from the coding sequence ATGATTAAGGCAGGAATTATAGGAGCTTCCGGATATACAGGAGGGGAACTCCTCCGTTTACTGGTAAACCATCCCGATGTCAGTCTTGAGCTGGCAACTTCGCGGGGTCTCGCAGGAAAACCCGTAACAAGTACCCACAGGTACCTCGAAGGTTTTCTGGACTTAAAGTATGAAAATCCGGATCCTGAAGACCTCAGGGAGCGCTGTGATGTTGTTTTTGTGGCAGTGCCTCACGGGACTGCTATGAATTATGTCCCTGAACTGCTTGACGGCAGTACAAAGGTGATCGATCTCAGTGCAGATTACAGGCTTGATATCCCAACATTTGAACAAATTTATGGGATGAAGCACAGCGACCCCAGGAAAGCAGTGTACGGGTTAGTAGAACTTCACCCTGAAGTTGCAAAGGAAGAGTTTGTGGCAAATCCGGGTTGTTTTCCTACCGGAGCAATCCTTGCAGCAGCCCCTCTCGCAGCGGCAGGGTTAATAGATATTGCAGTCTTTGATTCCAAAACAGGGATTTCAGGAGCCGGGGTCTCGCCTTCTGAAACCTCTCACTATCCAAACATAGCAGAAAATATTATCGCATATAAGCTTACAGCCCACAGGCACAGGGCTGAGATTTTCCAGGAATTGACAGGACTGGATGGAAAGCTCAAGAACATCAACTTCACTCCCCATGTGATCCCATCCATCAGGGGGATCTTCACAACTGCTCATTTCTTTACGAAAGAGCCTCTTTCTACTGAATATGTGCAGGAAATTTATGAGGAGTTTTACAGGGGCAAGCCCTTTGTCCGGTTTCCGGGAGTCCCTTCCCTTACCTCGGTCAGGGGATCTAACTTCTGTGACATAGGTTTTGAAGCAGATAAAGAAAATAACAGGGTTGTAGTGCTCTCAGCAATCGATAACCTTGTCAAAGGCGCATCAGGCCAGGCTATCCAGAACATGAACCTTATGTTCGGGCTGGCTGAGACTCGCGGGCTCTGGCTGCCTGCGGCAGCGCCGTAA
- a CDS encoding CBS domain-containing protein, with product MKVTDVMNSNVVFCKPGDTVREAAKVLKENNISGAPVLEDGQLVGIVSEADLLKLLLIPEKGNLWLPSPFEVIEVPIRELLSWEDTKKMLSDVGSTKVEEMMTKNVHTISSEASVEEASELMVRHRINRLPVVENDRVVGIVTRGDIIEGLAKL from the coding sequence ATGAAAGTAACAGATGTCATGAACTCTAACGTTGTCTTCTGCAAGCCTGGTGATACAGTCCGGGAAGCTGCAAAGGTTCTTAAAGAAAACAATATTAGTGGAGCTCCTGTCCTTGAAGATGGACAGCTTGTAGGGATAGTAAGTGAGGCTGACCTGCTTAAGCTGCTCTTAATTCCGGAAAAAGGAAACCTCTGGCTTCCAAGCCCTTTTGAAGTCATAGAGGTCCCGATAAGGGAACTCCTTAGCTGGGAAGATACGAAAAAAATGCTTTCTGATGTTGGTTCTACAAAGGTTGAAGAGATGATGACAAAGAATGTGCATACAATTTCTTCTGAGGCATCTGTCGAAGAAGCCTCCGAACTTATGGTCAGGCACAGGATCAACAGGCTTCCAGTAGTGGAAAATGACCGTGTGGTTGGAATTGTTACACGTGGAGATATTATCGAAGGTCTTGCAAAGCTTTGA
- the argJ gene encoding bifunctional ornithine acetyltransferase/N-acetylglutamate synthase, which yields MKQIEGGICAVRGVTANGIKPGKMGIAVIRAEGPAAGVFTKNKVVAAPVILSKELIETEQKLSAVIANSGNANAFTGDDGFLDAMEMASMLAERLDLPPDTVAVASTGVIGRRLDISWIREHLPEVLDGLGNSPECSRAAAKAIMTTDKALKEVAVELDCGVRIGAIAKGSGMIEPNMGTMLCFAYTDAKVPADVLDAALRRAVDKTFNMVVVDGDTSTNDIVLFTSTCKSGVKPCMECLDEFEEGLIYVFTDLAKKMAKDGEGATKLIETRVIGAKTYGDARLAAKAIVRSPLVKSAIFGKDPNWGRVVAAAGYSGAELEQERLSLSFSGGGEEVELVKSGEISRASDLALLKKIMANEEIIITLDFGMGNESATAWGCDLTYDYVRINAEYTT from the coding sequence ATGAAGCAAATCGAGGGTGGGATATGTGCGGTAAGGGGCGTAACTGCAAACGGAATCAAACCCGGAAAAATGGGAATTGCGGTCATCCGGGCAGAGGGCCCTGCCGCAGGCGTTTTTACTAAAAATAAAGTAGTTGCAGCTCCGGTTATTCTTAGCAAAGAACTGATCGAAACCGAGCAGAAGCTTTCGGCTGTAATTGCAAATAGCGGGAATGCCAATGCTTTTACAGGCGATGACGGGTTTCTGGACGCTATGGAAATGGCTTCAATGCTCGCTGAAAGGCTTGACCTCCCCCCCGATACCGTTGCTGTTGCCTCGACAGGAGTGATTGGCAGAAGGCTTGACATTTCCTGGATCAGGGAACACCTCCCTGAAGTCCTTGACGGGCTTGGCAATTCCCCCGAATGCAGTCGGGCTGCTGCAAAGGCGATTATGACCACCGATAAAGCCTTAAAAGAGGTGGCTGTGGAACTCGATTGTGGAGTCCGGATAGGAGCAATTGCAAAAGGTTCGGGTATGATCGAGCCCAATATGGGGACTATGCTCTGTTTTGCATATACCGATGCAAAAGTACCTGCAGATGTCCTGGATGCGGCTCTCAGGAGAGCTGTGGATAAAACCTTCAACATGGTTGTTGTCGACGGCGACACAAGCACAAACGATATTGTGCTTTTCACCTCCACCTGTAAGTCCGGAGTCAAGCCCTGTATGGAGTGCCTCGACGAGTTTGAGGAAGGGCTGATTTACGTTTTTACGGACCTTGCAAAAAAGATGGCAAAGGATGGGGAAGGAGCCACGAAACTTATCGAAACCAGGGTCATAGGCGCAAAAACTTATGGAGATGCCAGGCTTGCTGCAAAAGCTATTGTACGCTCGCCTCTGGTCAAGTCCGCAATCTTCGGGAAGGACCCAAACTGGGGTAGGGTTGTGGCTGCTGCCGGATACTCGGGGGCCGAACTTGAGCAGGAAAGGCTTTCCCTATCTTTCTCAGGAGGGGGAGAAGAAGTCGAACTTGTGAAGTCTGGAGAAATTTCCAGGGCTTCAGATCTTGCACTCCTGAAAAAGATTATGGCAAATGAGGAAATTATCATTACCCTTGACTTTGGAATGGGAAATGAGTCAGCAACCGCCTGGGGTTGCGATCTGACTTACGATTATGTAAGGATTAATGCAGAATATACAACCTGA